The region ATAAAAATGGACAATATTCCAAAAACAGTCTTTATAATGCCCTTTGAGTACCCCAGATAAAAACTCCCCGCCAGTAAAATTCCACAAACAATGTCCAGTATCATGTTCATTAAATTTTTATAAACAACAAACATAAGCCCGCTTCTATAAATTCCTATGAATTGTACAATTTTTTAATTTGATCAGTCATTTTTTTGAGAACTTGGATAAATTGCCCATAATATCTTAGATTTGTAGGGCAAATGAATTCCTGGTATAAATCTATTTTAGCTGTTTTTGTGCTGGTCCTGGTGGATCTTTCCATGAATGGGCAGTCCAGTATTGGGGCTAAAAACAGAGATGTTGCATTGTTGCCAAAGTCATTTCTGATCGGAGAGTATGAACCCATTTATGAAAATCTACTTACCAATTATGATGTTTTGTTGATTACTCTGTGCAACAATGATCATGAAAAAGCATACCGGCTTTACACCAATTTACTCCTGGATATGCAGGATTATGCAAGACAAGTTAATTTCGACTTGAATGGCATAAAGTTGTGGTTGAACATATTTTTTAATGCCGATGGAACCCTTCAACACATTGTTTACTTTCCTAAACCAAATTCAAAGAATCTGTCTTACGATGAACTGACTGCCTTCTTCATAAACTTCTGTAAGATTTACCACCTCAAAGAACCCCTAAGTTCAAAGTGTTTACTGAATACAACAGCCTCTTTCCCTGTTTTCGGAAAAAGAACATGATGCCGTCATCTGCAAAATATTTACATGTTTCCTGGCTACTCTTGCTGATCATATTCTCCTGTACCGAATCTGAAGAAATTACTTTTACATCTTATTCTTCTCATACGAATGACGAACTTACCGGAATCTATTTTTGGAACTCCGGAGAGGGATTTGTGGTGGGTGGATCTACCTGGAACAGAGCCATTAGATTGTCTACAAATGACGGAGGGTTGACCTGGCAAAATGATTCCTTGTTTGACAAACAGATCTTTGGATTGGGATACAACAACCGCGGTAAAGTTTTTGGTCTGGGAATAGAATACATGGTTTATGAATTTTTACAACAATCCACCTCCAGACAAAGGATCGGAGATTACCGGTTTTTTAGAAGCCTGGACTTTGCTCAACCTGATCGTATCCTTGCGGTGGGCGGAGAATCATTTGGACTCGGGTATCTTGAAGAAATAAATGCACTCACCGGACAGACCAAGCAAATTCTAAAAATCGATCATGAACTGGATGCCATTCAGGCGGTGGATGAAAATCGTTGGGTAATTGCCGGCTATGGAGTGGTCTTTTATTCGGAAGATGCAGGGATGCAATGGGATACACTCGATGTGTCTGGAGACCATTATCGCGATGTTTTTTTTGTGGATGAACAGACTGGTTTTATAGTCGGTATTCAGGGAAGTATTCTGAGATCTGACGATGGCGGCAAGAATTGGAAAAAATTGCGAAATCCTCGCAGCATTTTCATCAAAGACAGAAGCTTCAGAACGATATGTTTTAAAAATAAACTTGAAGGACTGGTAGGTGGAGAAGGTGGAATATTATGGAAAACAAACGATGGTGGAGAAAACTGGACCATACTCGAGGGGATCCCGAATGTTTCTTACCTGGATATATTTTATGATGGAAACAAATATTGGATCTGCGGTTCCAAAGGAACCATCATTTCCATACCTTAAATTAGCGTTCGCTTTTAGGTTTAAATTTACTCTGGTCCAAAATTTTCTGACTGTCCTTTTCCTTTATCAAATCTTCCATACTCAAGGATTTGGACCGGTTCATGAATGCTTCAACGATATGGAACCCAATGTAAGACCCTGTCATTCCGGGGGCATCAGCGGGCATTCCTGGTGAATCAGGGCTAGGATTGATGTATTTGTTGAATTTCAAGGTACTCGTATTATAAAGCAGTTGTTCCGCGGTAAAAAAGGACCAAATTCCAGTACGATTTTCATTGCACCATTTTAGTTGGGAAGGTGTAAACTCAAATAAAACCGTGTCTTGAATTTCCGGAATTAATCTGGAAAGTATGTATAACTTTTTTCCCCGGTGAATGATGTAATCTAAAAAACGATTGGATGGTTCAGGGCCAAGCTTATCATCCACCCAAACTTCCCAGGTCTTTTTCACCAAATGTTCTTTGTTAAAACAACGGGTCAGGTAATCTGAAAACATTTGATTCTGGGGGTCCAATAATTTATAATCAAACTCCTTCCCAAGAAAAAAATCCAGACCAATTCCAAGTCCCTCTTTTTGATCTGCATCTTCAAAAATAAAATTGCCTACTGAGAAACCACTGATCAGGGTATAAAAATTCGGCACGAGCATGGAAGGAAAATAGTGCTTCATGTAACCGGCACTTTCACGTAATTCCTTCTCAAGAGATTGGGTTGTTGCAAAATTATTTTGAACAAGATTACGAATTGTTCTGATGCTGCTATCTGTCAAAAAGAGTTTTAACTCATGGTAAAAGTTTTGGTCCAGAGAATCAAATCGATCCGTCATTCCAGCTACTTGCTCAAAAAAAAGCGGACTGAGTTTTGGATAAGCTTTTCTCAGCTCCTCCAGGCCAAACTTGAGATTGGCAGTGTCCAGTGCAAACAAATCCCGCTCAAAGTGCATGAGTTTAATTTCTTCCACTTTTGAGTTTTCCATGTGCAAGGGTTTGCGATCGTTCTCACGACATCCCAGGCAAGCAATAAATATAAACCACAATAAATGCCTCATTTTGTAATTTTACCGCTACAAAGTTGAGCTAATTCACTTTAAACAAAAATCTTTATGAAAAAATTATTGGGCACACTGATTCTTTTTATGCCGGTATTTCTATTTGGTCAGTTTGAAAACATTCGTGTTTCCATACTGAACGGGCCTACTTTCAGCTGGATGACCACCGATGACAATACAATTGAAACTCAAGGGGCCAGAATTGGTTACAAACTTCATATACAGGGTGAGTATTTACTGAATGACCGTTTCAGTCTGACCGGTGGCCTTGGATTGTCGCTTGCCCAGGGTGGCCAATTACTTTATAATAAAGGTGGGAACCTTTGGTCAGAATCCAAATTAAATATTCCAAGAGGGGATTCATTGCCCAATGGTGTTGAGTTAGGTTACAGAGTAGGATATGTAGATTTTCCTTTTGGTTTCAAAATGAGGACCAATGAATTCGGAAGATTTAAATTCTACGCTCATATGCCGGAGTTTTCACTCGGAATACGCACGCACTCACGAGGGTCTATTGAAGGTATTGGAGTAAGTACCACAGATGAACAAATTAAAAGTCAGATTCCATTCATTAATATTTCCTGG is a window of Candidatus Vicinibacter affinis DNA encoding:
- a CDS encoding outer membrane beta-barrel protein — its product is MKKLLGTLILFMPVFLFGQFENIRVSILNGPTFSWMTTDDNTIETQGARIGYKLHIQGEYLLNDRFSLTGGLGLSLAQGGQLLYNKGGNLWSESKLNIPRGDSLPNGVELGYRVGYVDFPFGFKMRTNEFGRFKFYAHMPEFSLGIRTHSRGSIEGIGVSTTDEQIKSQIPFINISWGLGLGTEYRISDNISLTGGLRFFQSITDVTDDDGRYFDGSKENSKGKFNNIDLRIGVLF